In the Maribacter sp. MJ134 genome, one interval contains:
- a CDS encoding PhnA domain-containing protein, whose product MSVLTDLQERSGTACELCAATTDLDIYEVPPVSISGLDVSLLACNTCRSQIEKAAEMDPNHWRCLNDSIWSEYDTVKVVAWRMLQRLKKTEGWPNDLLDMMYLEDSVLEWAKATGEGLSENEKIIHRDVNGVILENGDSVVLIKDLKIKGSSQVAKQGTAVRRISLDCENAEYIEGKVGPTQTVLITKYVKKI is encoded by the coding sequence ATGAGTGTATTGACCGATTTACAGGAGCGCAGCGGTACTGCTTGTGAGCTTTGTGCCGCAACTACAGATTTAGATATTTACGAGGTGCCACCAGTTTCTATTAGTGGGCTGGACGTAAGTCTACTGGCTTGTAATACCTGCCGATCGCAAATTGAAAAAGCAGCTGAAATGGACCCTAACCATTGGCGTTGTTTAAATGACAGTATTTGGAGCGAGTACGATACGGTTAAGGTAGTGGCGTGGCGAATGCTTCAAAGATTAAAGAAAACGGAGGGCTGGCCAAACGATTTGTTGGACATGATGTATTTGGAGGATTCTGTCTTGGAATGGGCCAAAGCTACGGGGGAAGGACTTTCTGAAAATGAAAAAATTATTCACAGAGATGTGAACGGCGTTATTCTAGAGAATGGAGATAGTGTAGTACTTATCAAAGACCTCAAAATAAAAGGGTCCAGTCAAGTGGCCAAACAAGGTACGGCCGTTCGCAGAATTTCACTTGATTGTGAGAACGCTGAATACATTGAAGGCAAAGTGGGACCCACACAGACCGTTCTCATTACCAAATACGTGAAAAAAATATAA
- a CDS encoding dipeptidase produces the protein MQNITEYISQHKKRFVEELINLLKIPSISADNAYSKDVLRTAASVKDALEKAGCDVVEIHETEGYPIVYGEKIINETLPTVLVYGHYDVQPPDPLDLWNSPPFEPVIQKTDLHPEGAIFARGACDDKGQMYMHVKALELMVETGRLPCNVKFMIEGEEEVGSNNLAIYVAENREKLSNDIILISDTGMIANDIPSITTGLRGLSYVEVEVTGPNRDLHSGLYGGAVANPINILTKMIAGLHDENNRITIPGFYDNVEELSTGERAEMAKAPFSLEAYKKALDIDAVYGEKGYTTNERNAIRPTLDVNGIWGGYTGEGAKTVIASKAFAKISMRLVPNQDWKEITTLFKNHFENSAPEGVKVKVTPHHGGQGYVTPIDTIGYKAASKAYETTFGKKPIPQRSGGSIPIVSLFEQELGSKTILMGFGLDSDAIHSPNEHFGVWNYLKGIETIPYFYQYFTEMNS, from the coding sequence ATGCAAAACATTACCGAATACATTTCCCAACATAAAAAACGCTTTGTAGAGGAGCTCATCAATTTACTCAAAATACCTTCTATAAGTGCGGATAATGCCTATTCCAAAGATGTACTTCGTACGGCAGCATCCGTAAAAGACGCACTAGAAAAGGCGGGTTGCGATGTAGTGGAAATTCATGAAACAGAAGGCTATCCTATTGTTTACGGAGAGAAAATAATAAACGAAACCTTACCTACGGTCTTGGTATACGGACATTATGATGTACAACCGCCAGACCCATTAGACTTATGGAACTCACCACCGTTTGAACCTGTCATCCAAAAAACCGACCTACATCCAGAAGGGGCCATATTCGCTAGAGGTGCTTGTGATGACAAGGGGCAGATGTACATGCACGTAAAAGCCTTGGAACTTATGGTAGAAACAGGTCGGCTACCCTGTAACGTAAAATTCATGATAGAGGGCGAGGAAGAAGTGGGTAGTAACAATCTGGCCATTTACGTTGCCGAGAATAGGGAAAAACTGTCCAACGATATTATTCTTATTTCGGATACGGGCATGATCGCTAACGATATTCCTTCTATCACTACCGGACTAAGAGGTTTAAGTTATGTTGAAGTAGAAGTTACGGGTCCCAATAGAGACCTTCACTCCGGCCTTTATGGTGGTGCAGTGGCCAATCCCATCAATATTTTAACCAAAATGATTGCCGGTCTGCATGATGAGAATAATCGTATTACCATTCCAGGTTTTTACGACAACGTAGAAGAACTTTCTACAGGGGAACGAGCGGAGATGGCCAAAGCCCCTTTTAGTTTGGAAGCCTATAAGAAAGCATTGGATATTGACGCAGTTTATGGGGAAAAAGGGTATACGACCAATGAGCGCAATGCCATACGCCCCACACTAGATGTCAATGGTATATGGGGAGGTTATACTGGCGAAGGTGCCAAAACCGTTATTGCCAGTAAGGCTTTTGCCAAAATTAGCATGCGTTTGGTACCCAATCAGGATTGGAAAGAAATAACGACACTTTTCAAAAACCATTTTGAAAATAGTGCCCCCGAGGGAGTCAAGGTAAAGGTGACTCCCCATCACGGTGGTCAGGGCTACGTTACGCCTATAGATACAATTGGTTACAAAGCGGCCTCAAAAGCCTACGAAACTACCTTTGGCAAAAAACCTATTCCGCAACGTAGTGGTGGTAGCATTCCCATTGTATCCCTTTTTGAGCAGGAACTTGGAAGTAAAACCATTCTCATGGGGTTTGGCCTGGATAGCGACGCCATTCATTCCCCTAACGAGCATTTTGGCGTGTGGAATTATTTAAAAGGTATAGAGACCATTCCGTATTTCTATCAATACTTTACGGAGATGAATTCTTAA
- the nirD gene encoding nitrite reductase small subunit NirD: protein MITNLNTYETVKPEEVKVWFKAAATSKFPENGGACIKYKDKQIAVFNFKREGAWYACQNLCPHKMEMVLSRGMIGDEQMEAKVACPLHKNNFSLKTGKHLNGDLEAIATYPVKVENDVVYVGFSE from the coding sequence ATGATTACAAATCTAAATACTTATGAAACCGTAAAACCCGAGGAAGTAAAGGTTTGGTTCAAAGCGGCAGCCACCTCTAAATTTCCCGAAAATGGAGGTGCGTGCATTAAATATAAGGACAAACAAATCGCAGTCTTTAATTTTAAAAGAGAAGGCGCTTGGTATGCCTGTCAAAATCTTTGTCCGCATAAAATGGAAATGGTACTCTCTCGGGGAATGATAGGTGATGAGCAAATGGAAGCGAAGGTAGCCTGCCCTTTGCATAAGAACAATTTCTCCTTGAAAACCGGAAAGCATTTGAACGGTGACTTGGAGGCAATTGCCACCTATCCCGTAAAAGTTGAAAATGACGTTGTGTATGTAGGCTTTTCTGAATAG
- a CDS encoding DUF7009 family protein has product MKIRIRGNSIRYRLTKSEVETFCATGRYEESTNFGNSVFTYVLEAKEATAVLDAEFKDNTITLFMSKEMSVGWYASNEIGFRHTSVRADNSELSLLVEKDFVCMDETIEDQSDNYPNPKA; this is encoded by the coding sequence ATGAAAATAAGGATTAGAGGAAATTCCATACGATACCGGTTAACAAAATCAGAAGTGGAGACTTTTTGTGCAACGGGGCGTTATGAAGAATCTACGAACTTTGGTAATTCGGTATTCACTTATGTTTTGGAAGCCAAAGAAGCTACTGCTGTCCTAGATGCGGAGTTTAAAGACAATACGATTACCCTATTCATGTCCAAAGAAATGAGTGTGGGTTGGTATGCCTCTAATGAAATAGGCTTTAGGCATACCTCGGTCAGGGCCGATAATTCCGAGCTTTCGCTTTTAGTAGAAAAGGATTTCGTGTGCATGGACGAGACCATTGAAGATCAATCCGATAATTATCCTAATCCAAAAGCGTAA
- a CDS encoding type IV pili methyl-accepting chemotaxis transducer N-terminal domain-containing protein: MANSKHEKPLDTTTFQRIRKWYLLALAGIALTIIIAQILIQAHLNSQLNDSRVINVAGRQRAFSQKLVKEILLLKETNIPIDRQQIISEIEKTLTVWKASHQGLQSGDRKMRLPVEKNTEILSLFEEIDPHHKAMVGAIETILSQKGQTEDFNEQKTILLENERTFLWMMDNIVNKYDARSNAQLQNLKRKEYWLLAFSLLILLLEMFFIFRPLSVQIRKTISKLMRAQTESNTNAEKIKTLLTEQGKALKELQELNFVIDNAALFASARNDGSVVFISKKFMHLLNLKEAQLNKPLSELLTTDEGQQQYLKEIFKSNRKNNIRNEEMALTTLDGKRIWFDMSIIPMHQASRQQSILILCSDITQRKQNALKLEQLTQDNFEERMLQKKRQASQIVEGQEEERKRIAKDIHDGIGQMLTALRFNIESIDLANKEKSVEKISYLKNLTADLIKGVRTATFNLTPPELSDHGIFPALQKMTVELSKLTGKTILFENKSDTNIRLDSLAETNIYRVTQEAVNNAIKYAQANYILVTINFKEAILSIVIDDDGKGFDTNILNDVPKNNSEGGMGLFFMKERISYINGRLFIHSEPGKGTRVTINYKSEQKTISNGTE; the protein is encoded by the coding sequence ATGGCGAACAGCAAACATGAGAAGCCACTTGACACTACGACCTTTCAGAGGATTCGTAAGTGGTATCTTTTGGCCTTGGCCGGTATTGCTCTAACCATTATCATTGCGCAAATTCTAATACAAGCGCACTTAAACTCCCAACTCAACGATTCACGGGTCATTAACGTTGCCGGTCGTCAACGGGCATTCAGCCAAAAGTTGGTAAAGGAAATATTACTGCTTAAAGAAACCAACATCCCTATAGATAGGCAACAAATCATATCGGAAATAGAGAAAACCTTAACGGTTTGGAAAGCATCTCATCAAGGGCTGCAATCCGGGGATAGGAAAATGAGACTTCCCGTTGAAAAGAATACTGAAATTCTATCCCTTTTCGAAGAAATAGACCCGCACCACAAGGCAATGGTCGGCGCCATAGAAACAATTTTATCCCAAAAAGGCCAAACAGAAGATTTTAATGAGCAAAAAACCATTCTCCTAGAAAACGAACGGACTTTTTTGTGGATGATGGACAATATAGTGAACAAGTATGATGCTCGTAGTAATGCGCAATTACAGAACTTGAAAAGAAAAGAATATTGGCTTCTTGCTTTTTCACTTTTGATTTTGCTTCTGGAAATGTTCTTTATTTTTAGACCGCTGTCGGTACAGATACGCAAAACGATTTCCAAGTTGATGCGTGCACAAACGGAATCGAACACCAACGCTGAAAAAATAAAAACGCTTTTAACGGAGCAGGGAAAAGCCTTAAAAGAGTTACAAGAACTCAATTTTGTAATCGATAATGCAGCCCTATTTGCAAGTGCCAGAAACGATGGAAGCGTTGTTTTCATAAGCAAAAAATTTATGCACTTACTGAACCTTAAAGAAGCCCAGTTGAACAAGCCTTTATCGGAACTTTTGACTACGGACGAGGGTCAGCAACAGTACTTAAAAGAAATTTTTAAAAGCAATAGAAAAAACAATATTAGAAATGAGGAGATGGCATTGACCACATTAGATGGTAAGCGCATTTGGTTTGACATGTCCATTATACCCATGCACCAAGCAAGCAGGCAACAGAGCATCTTAATTCTTTGCTCCGATATTACCCAGCGTAAGCAAAACGCCTTGAAACTTGAGCAATTGACCCAAGATAATTTCGAGGAACGTATGCTTCAAAAGAAACGCCAGGCCAGTCAAATAGTGGAGGGTCAGGAAGAAGAACGCAAACGCATCGCCAAAGATATTCATGATGGTATTGGTCAGATGCTAACGGCATTACGATTTAATATAGAGTCTATCGACCTTGCGAACAAAGAAAAATCAGTGGAGAAAATATCCTACCTTAAAAACCTTACCGCTGACCTTATCAAAGGTGTGCGTACCGCTACGTTTAATTTGACACCTCCGGAATTGAGCGATCACGGTATTTTTCCGGCCCTCCAGAAAATGACCGTAGAACTCTCTAAACTCACAGGAAAAACAATTCTTTTCGAAAATAAATCGGACACCAACATCCGCTTGGACTCCCTTGCTGAAACTAATATTTATAGGGTTACCCAAGAGGCCGTTAATAATGCCATAAAATATGCGCAGGCGAACTATATTCTCGTCACCATCAATTTTAAGGAAGCTATTTTAAGCATTGTTATTGATGACGACGGCAAAGGTTTTGATACCAACATCTTGAACGATGTGCCCAAAAACAATAGCGAAGGCGGTATGGGGCTTTTCTTTATGAAAGAGCGCATCAGTTACATTAACGGACGTCTCTTTATACATTCCGAACCGGGAAAGGGAACACGTGTGACCATTAATTACAAAAGTGAACAAAAAACAATCTCGAATGGAACAGAATGA
- a CDS encoding DUF4202 domain-containing protein, producing MSASNRLQRAFHLFDEANQQDPNTEVFDGKTYPKELLYAQRMTMQLNSFEPNASEALQLTARCQHICRWEIGRDSYEMNREGYLRWRQALKKFHAEKAAAILTEVGYTEEIISKVKFLLEKKQLKKNEETQTLEDVICLVFLEHYFEPFAEKHPEEKTIDILQKTWRKMSKKGHGAALQLPLSENSINLVSKAIGSA from the coding sequence ATGTCCGCTTCCAATAGACTTCAACGTGCGTTTCATCTTTTTGACGAGGCCAATCAACAAGACCCAAATACCGAAGTTTTTGATGGAAAAACCTATCCGAAAGAACTGTTGTACGCGCAACGGATGACAATGCAGCTCAATAGTTTTGAACCCAACGCTTCCGAAGCCTTACAATTAACGGCAAGGTGCCAGCACATCTGCCGTTGGGAGATTGGCAGGGATTCCTACGAAATGAACCGAGAGGGATATCTACGTTGGCGACAGGCACTTAAGAAATTCCATGCAGAAAAGGCAGCTGCTATTTTAACTGAGGTAGGTTATACAGAGGAAATCATTTCAAAAGTTAAATTCCTTTTAGAAAAAAAGCAATTAAAGAAGAACGAAGAAACCCAAACCTTGGAAGATGTCATTTGCCTCGTATTTTTAGAACACTACTTTGAACCTTTCGCGGAAAAACATCCCGAGGAAAAAACTATTGATATTCTTCAAAAAACATGGCGTAAAATGTCTAAAAAAGGGCATGGGGCCGCCTTACAATTACCCTTATCAGAAAACTCCATAAATTTAGTATCCAAGGCGATAGGTAGCGCATAA
- a CDS encoding BlaI/MecI/CopY family transcriptional regulator, with product MQLSKTEEELMNIIWKQKKAFMKDLLDSYEEPKPATTTIATLLKRMTDKGYIAYKSYGRSREYYPLVKKKDYFSKHVNGLIKNFFNDSPGQFASFFTQETDLSKKELEALKKLIDDEIKKK from the coding sequence ATGCAGCTATCAAAAACCGAGGAAGAACTAATGAATATCATATGGAAGCAAAAAAAAGCCTTTATGAAAGATTTACTGGACTCCTACGAAGAACCCAAACCAGCGACCACCACCATAGCCACCCTTTTAAAAAGGATGACGGACAAAGGTTATATCGCATACAAAAGCTATGGTAGAAGCAGGGAATACTACCCTTTGGTAAAGAAGAAAGACTATTTCTCTAAACACGTAAACGGACTCATTAAAAATTTTTTCAACGATAGTCCAGGTCAGTTTGCCTCATTTTTTACTCAGGAAACAGACCTCAGCAAAAAAGAACTGGAAGCATTAAAAAAACTAATAGACGACGAAATCAAAAAGAAATAA